In Salisediminibacterium beveridgei, one DNA window encodes the following:
- the radA gene encoding DNA repair protein RadA, producing MAKKKTKFTCQECGYESAKWMGKCPGCQEFNTMVEEVEKDASSAHEKRSFVPAGGGVRQKPQSIMDIQQNEENRVSTYINELNRVLGGGIVPGSIVLVGGDPGIGKSTLLLQVSATLSENRKTVLYISGEESLKQTKLRANRLDVGNDHLFVHAETDVEHIEQAIEHVQPDLVIIDSIQTVYLDHITSAPGSVSQVRECTSVFMRIAKTKGIAIFLVGHVTKQGSIAGPRILEHMVDCVLYFEGERHHAYRILRAVKNRFGSTNEIGIFEMKETGLVEVLNPSEIFLEERSSGASGSAVVASMEGTRPVLVEIQSLIAPTSFGNPRRMATGVDHNRISLIMAVLEKRAGILLQNHDAYVKVAGGVRLDEPSIDLSIAISIVSSFRDTATKPGDVIIGEVGLTGEIRRVSRIEQRVQEAAKLGFERAIIPGKNIGGWTFPDGIEVKGVQNISEAIDESLGGRASGAPKFEL from the coding sequence ATGGCCAAGAAAAAAACGAAGTTTACCTGTCAGGAATGTGGATATGAATCAGCAAAATGGATGGGAAAGTGTCCTGGATGTCAGGAATTCAACACAATGGTGGAGGAAGTGGAAAAAGACGCGTCATCAGCCCATGAAAAACGCAGCTTTGTTCCCGCCGGTGGCGGCGTCCGGCAGAAACCGCAGTCGATTATGGACATCCAGCAAAACGAAGAAAACCGGGTATCGACCTACATCAATGAACTGAACCGGGTTCTCGGCGGCGGCATTGTCCCGGGATCCATTGTTTTAGTGGGGGGGGATCCGGGTATTGGAAAATCAACACTGTTGTTACAAGTATCGGCAACCTTATCTGAAAATCGAAAAACGGTCCTCTATATCTCCGGGGAAGAATCACTGAAGCAGACGAAACTGAGAGCCAATCGCCTCGATGTTGGCAATGATCATTTGTTTGTCCATGCGGAAACCGATGTGGAGCATATCGAACAGGCCATTGAACACGTGCAGCCGGATCTTGTGATCATTGATTCCATCCAGACGGTTTACCTGGATCACATCACCAGCGCGCCGGGCAGCGTATCACAGGTCCGGGAATGTACATCGGTCTTTATGCGCATTGCGAAAACAAAGGGGATTGCGATTTTTCTCGTCGGTCACGTGACCAAGCAGGGCTCGATTGCCGGTCCCCGTATTCTTGAACATATGGTTGACTGTGTTCTTTACTTTGAAGGAGAACGACACCATGCCTACCGGATTCTCCGGGCCGTTAAGAACCGTTTCGGTTCAACAAACGAGATCGGGATCTTCGAGATGAAAGAGACGGGTCTAGTTGAAGTACTCAACCCGTCAGAGATCTTTCTTGAAGAACGCTCATCCGGCGCTTCCGGTTCAGCAGTGGTGGCGTCGATGGAAGGTACCCGCCCGGTCCTGGTTGAGATCCAGTCACTGATTGCGCCAACGAGCTTCGGAAACCCGCGGAGAATGGCAACAGGCGTCGATCATAACCGGATTTCCCTGATCATGGCTGTGCTCGAGAAACGGGCGGGCATACTCCTTCAAAATCATGATGCGTATGTTAAAGTGGCAGGGGGCGTCCGGCTCGATGAGCCCTCCATTGACCTTTCCATTGCGATTTCCATCGTATCCAGCTTTCGGGATACGGCGACGAAACCGGGAGATGTCATCATCGGTGAAGTGGGCCTGACCGGGGAGATTCGCCGCGTGTCCCGCATTGAACAAAGGGTACAGGAAGCAGCTAAGCTCGGTTTTGAACGGGCGATTATACCAGGCAAAAATATCGGCGGCTGGACGTTTCCTGACGGCATCGAGGTCAAAGGTGTCCAGAACATTTCAGAAGCGATAGATGAATCATTAGGAGGACGAGCCAGTGGAGCACCTAAATTTGAGCTCTGA
- the clpC gene encoding ATP-dependent protease ATP-binding subunit ClpC, with the protein MMFGRFTERAQKVLSLAQEEASRLGHNNIGTEHILLGLIREGEGIAAKALKGLGLGTDKIQKEVEKLIGVGESPAGQVHYTPRAKKVIELSMDEARKLGHSYVGTEHILLGLIREGEGVAARVLNNLGVSLNKARQQVLQLLGNSDNGNGQNGNMAGQGGQAGASTPTLDSLARDLTAIAKEGQVDPVIGRSKEIERVIQILSRRTKNNPVLIGEPGVGKTAISEGLAQQIVDNVVPEILRNKRVMTLDMGTVVAGTKYRGEFEDRLKKVMDEIRNAGNVILFIDELHTLIGAGGAEGAIDASNILKPSLARGELQCIGATTMDEYRKYIEKDAALERRFQPIQVDEPTVEESIQILAGLRDRYEAHHRVTITDEAIKAAAELSDRYISDRFLPDKAIDLIDEAGSKVRLSTYTAPPNLKEKEQELDELRKEKDASVQSQEFEKAASLRDDEQKLKEELDQMKDEWKQKQGQEDSEVTMEDIAQVVSTWTGVPVSKLAEEETDRLLKMEEILHNRVIGQDEAVTAVSKAVRRARAGLKDPKRPIGSFIFLGPTGVGKTELARAVAEALFGDEDAIIRIDMSEYMEKHNTSRLVGSPPGYVGHDEGGQLTEKVRRKPYSVILLDEIEKAHPEVFNILLQVLEDGFLTDSKGRRVDFRNTAIIMTSNVGAQALKQEKSLGFTANLEEARYKDMKSKVLEELKKSFRPEFLNRIDETIVFHSLEKSHIAKIVSLMAGQLQKRLKEQEIEFELSETAMEKIADEGFDPEYGARPLRRALQKQVEDRLSEELLKGTISKGQSVLLDVDDGEYVVRQKERT; encoded by the coding sequence ATGATGTTTGGCAGATTTACAGAACGCGCACAGAAAGTACTTTCACTGGCACAGGAAGAAGCAAGCCGGTTAGGTCATAACAATATCGGAACGGAACATATTCTTCTCGGCTTAATCCGTGAAGGCGAAGGCATCGCGGCGAAAGCGCTCAAAGGTCTCGGCCTTGGCACGGACAAAATCCAGAAGGAAGTAGAAAAACTCATCGGCGTCGGTGAATCACCTGCAGGACAGGTGCATTATACACCCCGTGCGAAAAAAGTGATCGAACTTTCCATGGATGAAGCCCGTAAGCTTGGTCATTCCTATGTGGGAACAGAACACATCCTCCTCGGACTGATCCGTGAAGGCGAAGGGGTTGCAGCCAGAGTCCTGAATAACCTGGGTGTCAGTCTCAACAAAGCCCGCCAGCAGGTGCTTCAGCTTCTGGGTAATTCCGATAATGGAAACGGTCAAAATGGCAATATGGCAGGTCAAGGCGGACAGGCAGGGGCTTCTACGCCAACACTTGACAGCCTGGCCCGTGATTTGACGGCCATTGCCAAAGAAGGCCAGGTTGACCCGGTGATTGGCCGTTCCAAAGAAATAGAACGGGTGATCCAGATCCTCAGCCGCCGTACAAAAAATAATCCTGTTCTGATCGGTGAGCCAGGTGTCGGGAAGACCGCGATCTCCGAAGGACTCGCCCAGCAGATCGTGGATAACGTCGTACCGGAGATTCTCCGGAATAAGCGTGTCATGACCCTCGATATGGGAACCGTCGTTGCCGGAACGAAATATCGCGGGGAATTTGAAGATCGCCTGAAGAAAGTGATGGATGAAATCCGCAATGCCGGAAACGTCATCTTGTTCATAGATGAACTTCATACCCTCATTGGCGCAGGCGGAGCAGAAGGTGCCATTGACGCATCGAATATCCTGAAACCTTCCCTTGCCAGAGGTGAACTGCAGTGCATCGGTGCAACGACGATGGACGAGTACCGCAAGTACATTGAAAAGGATGCAGCGCTTGAACGCCGCTTCCAGCCGATTCAGGTGGACGAGCCGACAGTGGAAGAGTCCATACAGATACTTGCCGGCCTTCGTGACCGCTACGAAGCCCATCACCGGGTCACGATTACGGACGAAGCGATCAAAGCAGCAGCAGAGCTTTCGGACCGCTACATTTCCGACCGGTTCCTGCCGGACAAGGCCATTGACCTCATCGATGAGGCAGGATCCAAGGTGAGGCTGAGCACGTATACGGCTCCGCCGAACCTGAAAGAGAAAGAGCAGGAGCTTGATGAACTCCGGAAAGAAAAGGACGCTTCTGTGCAGAGTCAGGAATTTGAGAAAGCGGCGTCGCTCAGAGATGATGAGCAAAAACTCAAAGAAGAACTCGATCAAATGAAAGATGAGTGGAAGCAAAAGCAAGGCCAGGAAGATTCGGAAGTCACGATGGAAGATATCGCGCAGGTCGTATCAACTTGGACAGGTGTCCCGGTCAGTAAACTCGCTGAAGAAGAAACCGACCGCCTCCTGAAGATGGAGGAAATCCTTCACAACCGTGTGATCGGTCAGGACGAAGCCGTGACGGCAGTATCCAAAGCCGTCCGCCGTGCCCGTGCCGGATTGAAAGATCCGAAGCGGCCGATCGGTTCCTTTATCTTTCTTGGCCCAACGGGCGTCGGAAAAACAGAACTCGCAAGAGCAGTTGCAGAAGCGCTCTTTGGGGATGAAGATGCGATCATACGCATTGACATGTCCGAATATATGGAAAAACACAACACCAGCCGGCTGGTCGGCTCACCTCCGGGGTATGTCGGTCATGACGAAGGCGGACAGTTGACGGAAAAAGTCCGTCGGAAGCCGTATTCAGTCATCCTGCTCGACGAAATTGAGAAAGCACACCCGGAAGTGTTCAATATTCTCCTGCAAGTCCTTGAGGACGGGTTCCTTACGGATTCCAAAGGACGCCGGGTAGATTTCCGGAACACGGCAATCATCATGACGTCAAACGTCGGTGCCCAGGCGTTGAAACAGGAGAAGAGCCTTGGTTTCACGGCGAATCTCGAGGAAGCACGCTATAAAGATATGAAATCCAAGGTGCTCGAAGAATTGAAGAAGAGTTTCCGTCCGGAGTTCTTGAACCGGATCGACGAAACGATCGTTTTCCATTCCCTCGAAAAGTCGCACATTGCGAAAATTGTCTCACTCATGGCAGGACAGCTTCAAAAGCGGCTTAAAGAGCAGGAAATTGAATTCGAACTGTCTGAAACAGCGATGGAGAAAATTGCCGATGAAGGATTTGATCCTGAATACGGGGCACGCCCGCTTCGTCGTGCGCTGCAAAAACAGGTGGAAGACCGCCTTTCGGAAGAGCTCCTCAAAGGAACGATTTCGAAAGGGCAGTCCGTGTTACTGGATGTGGACGATGGCGAATATGTCGTCCGTCAAAAAGAGCGCACATAA
- a CDS encoding protein arginine kinase, with product MSLQSFIQEAVSPWMKNEGPESDIVISSRVRLARNERGIPFPMKADEEALNTVIHHAEMHFAKRSHRRFGQLELLKMADSGSNDRRMLVEKHLISPHLASEEEHSAVLLSEDESLSVMINEEDHYRIQCLMSGFQLDECLKYADAMDDWMEDKVDFAFHEGRGYLTSCPTNVGTGLRSSVMMHLPALVLTKQLNRIIPAINQLGLVVRGIYGEGSEALGNLFQVSNQTTLGKSEQEIVDDLKDVVKQLIQHERAARKTLHEQSNLYLEDRIYRSLGTLAYSRRMETGEAMQRLSDVRLGIDLGMISHIQGNILNELMVLTQPGFLQHYAEQELNTEERNTKRASFIRERLQLEKSNNQTNGGGQS from the coding sequence ATGTCACTTCAATCCTTTATTCAGGAAGCCGTCAGTCCATGGATGAAAAACGAAGGGCCGGAATCCGATATTGTGATCAGTTCACGGGTTCGGCTTGCAAGAAATGAACGGGGAATCCCGTTCCCCATGAAGGCAGACGAAGAAGCATTGAATACGGTCATCCATCACGCAGAGATGCACTTTGCCAAAAGAAGTCACCGCCGTTTTGGTCAGCTTGAGCTGTTGAAAATGGCAGACAGCGGATCAAATGACAGGCGGATGCTTGTGGAAAAGCACCTGATCAGTCCGCATCTCGCGAGTGAGGAAGAACACAGTGCAGTGCTTCTCAGTGAAGATGAATCACTCAGTGTCATGATCAACGAAGAGGACCATTACCGGATCCAGTGCTTGATGTCAGGATTTCAACTGGATGAATGCCTAAAATATGCCGACGCCATGGATGACTGGATGGAAGACAAAGTTGATTTTGCTTTCCACGAAGGGCGAGGCTATCTGACCAGCTGTCCCACCAACGTAGGCACCGGACTTCGATCCTCGGTGATGATGCATTTACCTGCACTGGTGCTGACGAAACAGCTGAACCGGATCATTCCTGCGATCAATCAGCTGGGGCTGGTGGTCAGAGGGATATACGGTGAAGGCAGTGAAGCCCTTGGTAATCTGTTTCAGGTATCCAATCAGACGACCCTGGGGAAATCCGAACAGGAGATTGTCGATGACCTCAAAGATGTCGTCAAACAGCTGATTCAACACGAACGTGCCGCCAGAAAGACGCTTCACGAGCAGTCCAATCTCTATTTAGAGGACCGGATATACCGATCACTTGGAACACTTGCCTACAGCAGGCGGATGGAAACCGGTGAAGCGATGCAGCGACTCTCAGACGTGCGTCTTGGCATTGATTTAGGTATGATTAGTCATATACAAGGTAATATTCTGAACGAACTGATGGTGTTGACCCAGCCGGGATTCCTGCAGCACTATGCAGAACAGGAGCTGAATACGGAAGAACGGAACACCAAACGGGCTTCGTTTATCCGGGAGCGGCTTCAGCTGGAAAAAAGCAATAATCAAACTAATGGAGGTGGCCAATCATGA
- a CDS encoding UvrB/UvrC motif-containing protein: MLCQECEHHPATLHFTKIINGEKTEMHLCETCAKDKGDFMPGSNSFSIHQLLSGLMDQEGAFTPASENASAEQIQKPELECSTCGMTYRQFAKGGRFGCADCYDTFNDKLDPVLARIHAGNQTHHGKIPKRQGKDLHVYKEIEELRDSMQHLIDDEDFEEAARVRDRIRALQETIDHRPEKEEE; encoded by the coding sequence ATGCTCTGCCAGGAATGTGAACACCATCCTGCTACGTTACATTTCACTAAAATAATCAATGGCGAAAAAACGGAAATGCATTTGTGTGAAACCTGTGCCAAAGACAAAGGCGATTTTATGCCGGGCTCAAACAGTTTTTCCATCCATCAGCTGCTCAGTGGTCTGATGGACCAGGAAGGTGCATTTACCCCTGCATCCGAGAATGCCTCAGCCGAACAGATACAGAAGCCGGAATTAGAGTGCTCCACTTGCGGCATGACGTACAGGCAATTTGCAAAAGGCGGACGCTTCGGTTGTGCGGACTGCTATGATACATTCAACGACAAACTCGATCCGGTGCTTGCCAGAATCCATGCCGGGAATCAGACTCACCATGGGAAGATTCCGAAACGGCAAGGGAAGGACCTGCATGTCTACAAAGAAATCGAGGAGCTTCGTGATTCGATGCAGCACTTGATCGACGACGAAGACTTTGAAGAAGCTGCGCGGGTCCGCGACAGGATCCGTGCACTGCAGGAAACGATCGATCACCGTCCTGAAAAGGAGGAAGAGTAA
- a CDS encoding CtsR family transcriptional regulator — translation MRNISDVIEGYLKKVIEKNGQELIEVKRSELAEQFDCVPSQINYVIRTRFTVEKGYMVESKRGGGGYIRIIRVRADSHLQLYDQLIELTGSDIPQTAAMHLISRLVEEEAITKREANLMESVMDREVLSVRLPYRDQIRAQLLIAMLKTLKYKELNDS, via the coding sequence TTGCGGAACATTTCCGATGTCATTGAGGGTTACTTAAAGAAAGTCATTGAAAAGAACGGCCAGGAACTGATTGAAGTAAAGCGAAGTGAACTTGCAGAACAGTTCGACTGTGTCCCCTCACAGATCAATTACGTGATTAGAACCCGCTTCACTGTGGAAAAGGGATATATGGTTGAAAGTAAACGCGGTGGCGGTGGCTATATCCGGATTATTCGGGTAAGAGCCGATAGTCATCTGCAGTTATATGATCAATTGATTGAGCTGACTGGAAGTGACATTCCGCAAACTGCAGCCATGCATCTCATCAGCCGCCTCGTTGAGGAAGAGGCGATTACGAAGCGGGAAGCCAATCTCATGGAGAGCGTCATGGACCGTGAAGTGCTGTCAGTCCGACTCCCTTACCGTGATCAAATCAGAGCCCAACTGTTAATAGCGATGCTGAAAACGCTGAAATACAAAGAATTAAACGACTCATGA
- a CDS encoding MgtC/SapB family protein: protein MDWTLIFSEDIEIMIIRLVMAALLGGLVGLEREYNHHPAGFRTHLLVSVGSCLMMLLAFYGFQDYIAANEGNVNFDPSRLAAYVVSGIGFLGAGTILVQGSSVKGLTTAASIWVVAGIGLTVGAGLYGPALIATSIVIVSLFILAKVNFRISGDEQQERVMIVADPSGNSLREIIEVFDEKHVAVKQFTSEKQRAYQEKMMIEYQLIVEYKQLSDLHEAMEKIQQSDLIHTVTVKF from the coding sequence ATGGACTGGACATTGATTTTTTCCGAGGATATTGAAATCATGATCATCCGTCTGGTAATGGCGGCACTGCTGGGTGGGCTGGTAGGCCTTGAACGGGAATATAACCACCACCCTGCCGGCTTTCGCACACACTTGCTCGTCAGTGTGGGGTCATGTCTGATGATGCTTCTGGCATTTTACGGTTTTCAGGATTACATTGCAGCCAATGAAGGGAACGTCAATTTCGACCCCTCTCGTCTTGCGGCCTATGTCGTTTCAGGAATCGGATTTCTCGGAGCCGGTACGATTCTTGTTCAAGGTTCATCTGTAAAAGGATTGACGACTGCAGCTTCAATTTGGGTAGTAGCCGGCATCGGTCTGACCGTTGGTGCGGGTCTTTATGGTCCTGCATTAATCGCGACGTCCATAGTCATCGTCAGTTTGTTTATTCTTGCAAAAGTAAATTTCAGAATCTCCGGTGATGAACAACAAGAGCGGGTGATGATTGTTGCGGATCCGTCAGGGAATAGCCTTAGAGAGATCATTGAGGTGTTTGATGAAAAACATGTCGCCGTCAAACAGTTTACATCGGAAAAACAAAGAGCGTATCAGGAAAAAATGATGATTGAATACCAGCTGATTGTGGAATACAAACAATTGAGTGACCTACATGAAGCGATGGAGAAAATACAACAGAGTGATTTGATTCACACGGTGACGGTGAAATTCTGA
- a CDS encoding flavodoxin, whose product MKEVALVYATMSGNTEFAADFIEEGLLKKGVSVKKTDVLDADSDDILSYENIAIGVYTWGDGDVPDDALDFYEDMEETDLSGKQFLLFGTGDTAYADFCGAVDRFEEMINEQGGTVVIAPLKIEESPEGQEITDTVNHGAAFGDKIS is encoded by the coding sequence ATGAAAGAGGTTGCGCTTGTATACGCCACAATGAGTGGAAACACCGAATTCGCTGCAGATTTCATTGAAGAAGGCTTACTCAAAAAAGGAGTTTCTGTGAAAAAAACCGATGTCTTGGATGCGGATTCTGATGATATATTAAGCTACGAAAATATCGCTATCGGCGTTTATACATGGGGTGATGGTGATGTCCCTGACGATGCCTTGGATTTTTATGAGGATATGGAGGAAACCGATCTCAGTGGGAAACAATTTTTACTGTTTGGAACCGGCGATACGGCTTATGCTGATTTTTGCGGGGCTGTGGACCGGTTTGAAGAAATGATCAATGAACAAGGCGGTACAGTGGTTATCGCTCCTTTGAAAATAGAGGAAAGTCCTGAAGGACAGGAAATCACGGATACCGTGAACCATGGAGCAGCGTTCGGGGACAAGATCTCGTAG